DNA from Bordetella genomosp. 13:
GGGCCACCAGCGTCTCGATCAGCACGCCGGTCTGGATGGTCATGTGCAGGCTGCCCGCGATGCGCGCGCCCTTCAGCGGCTGGCTGGCGGCGAATTCTTCGCGGATGGCCATCAGGCCGGGCATTTCGGTTTCGGCGATGGCCAGCTCGCGGCGGCCCCAGCCGGCCAGCGACATGTCGGCGACGATGGCGTCGACGGGTTTTTCGGTAATGGCGTTCATGGTGTTCAAGCTCCGGAAAGGAATTAAGGCCCCCACGCCGCGCCTTCGGCTTGCTGCTCCCGAGGGGAAGCTTTTTGCCTTGGGGCGGCCCGGCGGCAAAACCAACGGCGCGCAACCGGTCGGACGAGCGGAACACCACGGGATCGACGGGCGCCCACCTTGCCGTCCGATGCGACGGAGGTGAGCGCCGTTACTGCGGCGCCGCGCGTGGCGGCACCCGAGACAATGTGCTGTTTCTCGACACGCCGGCGATCGATGCCGGCGCGATGCGAAGAACAGCACACTCGCATTCCTGAGCCTGGCGAACCGTGCGCGGCCGGGCGGCCGCTGCCGGAGTCGTCGCAGCGCTCCTCAGGGATGGGGCGTATTGTAAACGGCGCGGCGGCGCCGGCAAACCGCTGAATCAGGCCCCTTGAGTACGGGTATCCGAGAAAACGGTATCGGGAGTCAGTGGCACGAAAGCCGCCAGCAGGTCCCTGGCGATGGCGTCCCAGGTGCGCGTCAACGCATGTTCCCGCACGGCATTCCGGTCAAGTTCCAGCGCGCCGCGGCAGGCGCGCGCCAGGTCGTCGTCCAGGAAGCCGGTCAGGCCCTGGCGCACCACAGCGATCGGCGCCTCGCTGCGGAATGCCGCCACGGGCGCGCCGCAGGCCATGGCCTCGAGCATCACCAGGCCGAAGGTGTCGGTCAGGCTGGGGAAGACGAAGACGTCGGCCGCCGAGTAGTACTTGGGCAGCATGTCATCGGGCTGCGAACCCACGAAATGCGCGTTCGGATATTTGCGGCGCAGGCGCGCCTCGTCGGGGCCCGTGCCCACCACCACCTTGCTGCCGGGCAGGTCCAGGCTCAGGAAGGCGTCCAGGTTCTTCTCGCGCGCGACGCGGCCCACGCTGACAAAAATCGGCCGCGGCAGCGGATCGAGGAAATCGCGCGGGCCGGGCTGGAACTTCTGCCCGTCCACCCCGCGAGACCACACCTGCAGGTTCACCAGGCCCTGGCTGGCCACGATGTCGCGCACGGTGGGGGTGGGCACCAGCACGCGCTGCGAGGGTCGGTGGAACCAGCGCATGAAGCGCCACGGCAGGGACGCGGGTATGCCCATGCGCGCCTGCAGATAGTCGGGAAACATCGTGTGGAACCCGGTGGTGAAGCGCCAGCCGCGGCGCAGCGCCATGCGGCGGGCGGCCAGGCCCAGCGGTCCTTCGGTGGCGATGTGCAGCACATCGGGGACCACATCGCCCAACAGGCGGCGCAACTGGCGGCCAGGCTGCAGGCACAGGCGCAGTTCGGGTTCGGAAGGCGCGGGTATGGTGCGTCCGCCTTCGGGACTGACCACGATGACCTCGTGGCCCCATTCACGCAGGATCTGCAGCATCGTGGTCCACGTGCGGACCACGCCGTTCACCTGAGGACGCCAGGCGTCCGTGACGAGTACGATCTGCATGGCAGGGCCTCGGCAATGACAATGCCGGCATTAAGCACGCGTTACGTGACATGTCCAAGAC
Protein-coding regions in this window:
- a CDS encoding glycosyltransferase family 4 protein — encoded protein: MQIVLVTDAWRPQVNGVVRTWTTMLQILREWGHEVIVVSPEGGRTIPAPSEPELRLCLQPGRQLRRLLGDVVPDVLHIATEGPLGLAARRMALRRGWRFTTGFHTMFPDYLQARMGIPASLPWRFMRWFHRPSQRVLVPTPTVRDIVASQGLVNLQVWSRGVDGQKFQPGPRDFLDPLPRPIFVSVGRVAREKNLDAFLSLDLPGSKVVVGTGPDEARLRRKYPNAHFVGSQPDDMLPKYYSAADVFVFPSLTDTFGLVMLEAMACGAPVAAFRSEAPIAVVRQGLTGFLDDDLARACRGALELDRNAVREHALTRTWDAIARDLLAAFVPLTPDTVFSDTRTQGA